The following are encoded in a window of Dictyostelium discoideum AX4 chromosome 6 chromosome, whole genome shotgun sequence genomic DNA:
- the febA gene encoding hypothetical protein (4E-binding protein homolog): MSTTRAIPVSLKDRSDIDFSTSLGGTLYGTTPGGTKIVYDRNALLQYRNSPLSKTPPPQLAHITNTELNKKVEKSTTTPTTTTPPTTTAKPKPTNDDDIFPME, from the exons atgtcAACAACAAGAGCAATTCCAGTATCTTTAAAGGATAGATCAGATATCGATTTTTCAACATCATTAGGTGGCACTTTATATGGTACTACTCCAGGTGGCACAAAGATTGTTTATGATCGTAATGCCTTATTACAATATCGTAATTCACCACTCTCAAAAACTCCACCACCACAATTAGCTCATATTACAAATACTGAATTAAACAAGAAAGTTGAAAAATCCACTACAACtccaactactacaactccACCAACTACCACCGctaaaccaaaaccaactaACGACGATG ATATTTTCCCCATGGAATAA